From Anopheles darlingi chromosome 2, idAnoDarlMG_H_01, whole genome shotgun sequence, the proteins below share one genomic window:
- the LOC125948061 gene encoding myosin heavy chain, muscle isoform X8 produces the protein MPKPVVQVGEDPDPTPFLFISLEQKRIDQSKPYDAKKACWVPDEKEGYLLGEIKATKGDLVTVGLPGGETKDYKKDLVSQVNPPKYEKCEDMSNLTYLNDASVLHNLRQRYYAKLIYTYSGLFCVVINPYKRYPLYTNRCAKMYRGKRRNEVPPHLFAVSDGAYVNMLTNHENQSMLITGESGAGKTENTKKVIAYFATIGASGKKDENAEKKGSLEDQVVQTNPVLEAFGNAKTVRNDNSSRFGKFIRIHFTGSGKLAGADIETYLLEKARVISQQSLERSYHIFYQLMSGSVKGLKEICLLSNNINDYNIVSQGKTTIPSVDDGEEMQITDEAFNVLGFTQEEKDNIYKITSAVMHMGRMQFKQKGREEQAEADGTEDGDRVAKLLGVVTDDLYKNLLKPRIKVGNEFVTKGQNKDQVTNSVGALCKGIFDRVFKWLVKKCNETLDTKQKRAQFIGVLDIAGFEIFDYNGFEQLCINFTNEKLQQFFNHHMFVLEQEEYKKEGINWAFIDFGMDLLACIELIEKPMGILSILEEESMFPKATDQTFAEKLMTNHLGKSAPFQKPRPPKPGCQAGHFAIGHYAGCVSYNITGWLEKNKDPLNDTVVDQFKKGTNALVVEIFADHPGQSADPAASKGGRGKKGAGFATVSSSYKEQLNNLMTTLKSTQPHFVRCIIPNEMKTAGVVDAHLVMHQLTCNGVLEGIRICRKGFPNRMMYPDFKLRYLILAPAAMQAESEGKKAAEKCFEAIGLDPDSYRIGHTKVFFRAGVLGQMEEFRDERLSKIMSWMQAWCRGYLSRKEFKKMQEQRVSLEIVQRNLRKYLKLRTWAWWKLWQKVKPLLNVSRVEDQIAKLEEKATKAQEAFEKEEKMRKELEALNSKLLAEKTALLDSLSGEKGALQEYQEKAAKLTAQKNDLENQLRDTQERLAQEEDARNQLFQTKKKLEQEIGGQKKDAEDLELQIQKIEQDKASKDHQIRNLNDEIAHQDELINKLNKEKKMQGEVNQKTAEELQAAEDKVNHLNKVKAKLEQTLDELEDSLEREKKLRGDVEKAKRKVEGDLKLTQEAVADLERNKKELEQTVLRKDKEISALSAKLEDEQSLVGKLQKQIKELQARIEELEEEVEAERQARAKAEKQRADLARELEELGERLEEAGGATSAQIELNKKREAELAKLRRDLEEANIQHEGTLANLRKKHNDAVAEMAEQVDQLNKLKTKAEKERTQYFAELNDARIGCDQLSNEKAAQEKIAKQLQHTLNEVQSKLDETNRTLNDFDASKKKLSIENSDLLRQLEDAESQVSQLSKIKISLTQQLEDTKRLADEEARERATLLGKFRNLEHDLDNLREQVEEEAEGKGDIQRQLSKANAEAQLWRSKYESEGVARAEELEEAKRKLQARLAEAEETIESLNQKCIALEKTKQRLATEVEDLQLEVDRASSIANAAEKKQKAFDKIIGEWKLKVDDLAAELDASQKECRNYSTELFRLKGAYEEGQEQLEAVRRENKNLADEVKDLLDQIGEGGRNIHEIEKSRKRLEAEKDELQAALEEAEAALEQEENKVLRAQLELSQVRQEIDRRIQEKEEEFENTRKNHQRALDSMQASLEAEAKGKAEALRMKKKLEADINELEIALDHANKANAEAQKNIKRYQQQLKDVQSALEEEQRARDDAREQLGISERRANALQNELEESRTLLEQADRGRRQAEQELSDAHEQLNEVSAQNASIAAAKRKLESELQTLHSDLDELLNEAKNSEEKAKKAMVDAARLADELRAEQDHAQTQEKLRKALEQQIKELQVRLDEAESNALKGGKKAIQKLEQRVRELESELDSEQRRHADAQKNLRKSERRIKELTFQSEEDRKNHERMQDLVDKLQQKIKTYKRQIEEAEEIAALNLAKFRKAQQELEEAEERADIAEQAATKFRTKGGRAGSVQRGASPAPQRQPSAIPALAGLNFPTFDDHGF, from the exons ATGCCGAAGCCAGTAGTTCAGGTCGGAGAGGATCCGGACCCAACCCCGttccttttcatttcgctcGAACAGAAGCGTATCGATCAGAGCAAGCCGTACGATGCCAAGAAGGCTTGCTGGGTTCCGGACGAGAAGGAGGGCTACCTGTTGGGTGAAATCAAGGCCACCAAGGGTGACTTGGTTACCGTTGGCCTGCCTGGTGGCGAG ACCAAGGACTACAAGAAGGACTTGGTGTCCCAGGTCAACCCACCGAAATACGAGAAATGCGAGGATATGTCCAACTTGACGTATCTTAACGATGCCTCTGTGCTCCATAACTTGAGACAGAGATACTACGCTAAGCTTATCTAC ACCTACTCGGGCTTGTTCTGCGTTGTCATCAACCCGTACAAGCGTTACCCGCTGTATACCAACCGTTGCGCCAAGATGTACCGTGGCAAGCGCCGTAATGAAGTGCCGCCCCATCTGTTCGCCGTGTCTGACGGTGCCTACGTCAACATGTTGACCAACCATGAGAACCAGTCTATGCTGATTACCGGTGAATCTGGTGCCGGAAAGACTGAGAACACCAAGAAGGTCATTGCGTACTTCGCCACCATTGGCGCGTCGGGCAAGAAGGACGAGAACGCTGAGAAGAAGGGCTCCCTGGAAGATCAGGTCGTCCAGACTAACCCCGTACTTGAGGCCTTCGGTAACGCCAAGACCGTCCGTAACGATAACTCGTCTCGTTTC GGTAAGTTCATCCGTATCCACTTCACCGGAAGCGGTAAGCTGGCTGGTGCCGATATTGAGACCTACCTGCTGGAGAAGGCTCGTGTCATCTCGCAGCAGTCGCTGGAGCGCTCGTACCACATCTTCTACCAGCTCATGTCTGGCTCCGTCAAGGGATTGAAAG AAATTTGTCTGCTCTCCAACAACATCAATGACTACAATATCGTCTCGCAAGGCAAAACGACAATCCCGAGTGTAGATGATGGAGAAGAAATGCAGATCACCGAT GAAGCCTTCAACGTTCTGGGTTTCActcaggaggagaaggacaacATCTACAAGATCACTTCCGCTGTCATGCACATGGGTCGCATGCAGTTCAAGCAGAAGGGTCGCGAAGAGCAGGCTGAAGCCGACGGTACCGAGGATGGTGACCGTGTGGCCAAGCTGCTCGGTGTGGTCACTGACGATCTGTACAAGAATCTGCTGAAGCCACGTATTAAGGTCGGTAACGAGTTCGTCACCAAGGGTCAGAACAAGGACCAGGTCACCAACTCGGTCGGTGCCCTCTGCAAGGGTATCTTCGATCGTGTCTTCAAATGGCTGGTCAAGAAGTGTAACGAGACTCTGGACACCAAGCAGAAGCGTGCTCAGTTCATTGGTGTGCTGGATATTGCTGGTTTCGAAATCTTCGAC TACAACGGTTTCGAGCAGCTCTGTATTAACTTCACCAACGAGAAGCTGCAGCAGTTCTTCAACCACCACATGTTCGTGCTGGAGCAGGAAGAATACAAGAAAGAGGGTATCAACTGGGCCTTCATCGATTTCGGTATGGACTTGCTGGCCTGTATCGAGCTGATCGAAAAG CCCATGGGTATCCTGTCGATTCTTGAGGAAGAGTCTATGTTCCCGAAGGCCACCGATCAGACCTTTGCTGAGAAGCTGATGACCAACCATCTGGGCAAGTCGGCTCCGTTCCAGAAGCCGCGCCCGCCGAAGCCAGGTTGCCAGGCCGGTCACTTCGCCATCGGTCACTACGCCGGTTGTGTGTCGTACAACATCACCGGATGGCTTGAGAAGAACAAGGATCCGCTGAACGACACTGTCGTCGATCAGTTCAAGAAGGGTACCAACGCCCTGGTCGTGGAGATCTTCGCTGATCACCCAGGCCAGTCGGCTGATCCAGCTGCCTCCAAGGGCGGTCGTGGCAAGAAGGGTGCCGGTTTCGCCACTGTCTCGTCCTCGTACAAGGAACAGCTGAACAACCTGATGACCACGCTGAAGTCTACTCAGCCTCACTTCGTCCGTTGTATCATTCCCAACGAAATGAAGACGGCCGGTGTCGTTGATGCTCACTTGGTCATGCACCAGCTGACTTGTAACGGTGTGCTTGAAGGTATCCGTATTTGCCGTAAGGGATTCCCCAACCGCATGATGTACCCTGACTTCAAGCTGCG CTACTTGATCTTGGCCCCAGCTGCCATGCAGGCTGAGAGCGAAGGCAAGAAGGCTGCCGAGAAGTGTTTCGAAGCCATCGGTCTGGACCCTGACTCCTACCGTATTGGTCACACCAAG GTCTTCTTCCGTGCCGGTGTCCTGGGTCAGATGGAGGAGTTCCGTGATGAGCGCCTCAGCAAGATCATGTCCTGGATGCAGGCCTGGTGCCGTGGTTACCTGTCGCGTAAGGAGTTCAAGAAGATGCAGGAACAGCGCGTCTCCCTGGAGATCGTCCAGCGCAATCTGCGCAAGTACCTGAAGCTGCGTACCTGGGCCTGGTGGAAGCTGTGGCAGAAGGTCAAGCCGCTGCTTAACGTTTCCCGCGTTGAGGACCAGATCGCC AAACTGGAAGAGAAGGCCACCAAGGCACAGGAGGCcttcgagaaggaggagaagatgcGCAAGGAGCTCGAGGCTCTGAACAGCAAGCTGCTGGCTGAGAAGACCGCTCTCTTGGACTCGCTGTCCGGCGAGAAGGGTGCCCTCCAGGAATACCAGGAGAAGGCCGCCAAGCTGACCGCCCAGAAGAACGACCTGGAGAACCAGCTGCGC GACACCCAGGAGCGCCTGGCCCAAGAAGAGGATGCCCGCAACCAGCTCTTCCAGACTAAGAAGAAGCTGGAGCAGGAAATCGGAGGCCAGAAGAAGGATGCCGAGGATCTGGAGCTGCAGATCCAGAAGATCGAGCAGGACAAGGCCTCGAAGGATCACCAGATCCGCAACCTGAACGACGAGATCGCCCACCAGGATGAGCTGATCAACAAGTTgaacaaggagaagaagatgcagGGTGAGGTCAACCAGAAGACCGCCGAGGAGCTGCAGGCCGCCGAAGACAAGGTGAACCACCTGAACAAGGTGAAGGCCAAGCTGGAGCAGACTCTGGATGAGCTGGAGGATTCGCTCGAGCGCGAGAAGAAGCTGCGCGGTGATGTTGAGAAGGCGAAGCGCAAGGTTGAGGGTGACCTGAAGCTGACCCAGGAGGCCGTCGCCGATCTGGAGCGCAACAAGAAGGAGCTCGAGCAGACCGTCCTGCGCAAGGACAAGGAGATCTCGGCCCTGTCCGCCAAGCTGGAGGACGAGCAGTCGTTGGTCGGCAAGCTGCAGAAGCAGATCAAGGAGCTGCAGGCTCGCATtgaggagctggaggaggaggtcgagGCCGAGCGTCAGGCTCGCGCCAAGGCTGAGAAGCAGCGCGCTGATCTGGCCCGTGAGCTCGAGGAGCTGGGCGAGCGTCTGGAGGAGGCTGGCGGTGCCACCTCGGCCCAGATTGAGCTGAACAAGAAGCGTGAGGCTGAGCTGGCCAAGCTGCGCCGCGATCTGGAGGAGGCCAACATCCAGCATGAGGGCACTCTGGCTAACCTGCGCAAGAAGCACAACGATGCCGTCGCCGAGATGGCCGAGCAGGTCGATCAGCTGAACAAACTGAAGACCAA AGCGGAAAAAGAGCGAACGCAATACTTTGCTGAGTTGAACGATGCCCGCATCGGTTGCGATCAGCTTTCCAACGAAAAG GCCGCCCAGGAAAAGATCGccaagcagctgcagcatacTCTGAACGAAGTACAAAGCAAGTTGGACGAAACCAACCGCACGCTGAACGATTTCGATGCCTCCAAGAAGAAGCTGTCGATCGAGAACTCCGATCTGCTGCGCCAGCTGGAGGATGCCGAATCGCAGGTGTCGCAGCTGAGCAAGATCAAGATCTCGCTGACTCAGCAGCTGGAGGATACCAAGCGTCTGGCCGACGAGGAGGCCCGCGAGCGCGCCACGCTGCTGGGCAAGTTCCGCAACCTGGAGCACGACCTGGACAACCTGCGCGAGCAGGTTGAGGAGGAGGCCGAGGGCAAGGGTGACATTCAGCGCCAGCTCAGCAAGGCCAACGCCGAGGCCCAGCTGTGGCGCAGCAAGTACGAGTCGGAGGGCGTCGCCCGTGccgaggagctggaggaggcCAAGCGCAAGCTGCAGGCCCGtctggccgaggccgaggagaCGATCGAGTCGCTGAACCAGAAGTGCATCGCTCTGGAGAAGACGAAGCAGCGCCTGGCCACCGAGGTCGAGGATCTGCAGCTCGAGGTTGACCGTGCCTCGTCGATCGCCAACGCTgccgagaagaagcagaaggccTTCGACAAGATCATTGGCGAGTGGAAGCTGAAGGTCGATGATCTGGCCGCCGAGCTGGACGCTTCGCAGAAGGAGTGCCGCAACTACTCGACTGAGCTGTTCCGTCTGAAGGGTGCCTACGAGGAGGGCCAGGAGCAGCTGGAGGCTGTGCGCCGTGAGAACAAGAACCTGGCCGATGAGGTCAAGGATCTGCTGGACCAGATCGGTGAGGGTGGCCGCAACATTCACGAGATCGAGAAGTCGCGTAAGCGCCTGGAGGCCGAGAAGGACGAGCTGCAGGCTGCCCTGGAGGAGGCTGAGGCCGCtctggagcaggaggagaacaaGGTGCTGCGCGCACAGCTGGAGCTGTCGCAGGTGCGCCAGGAGATTGACCGCCGCAtccaggagaaggaagaggagttCGAGAACACCCGCAAGAACCACCAGCGCGCCCTGGACTCGATGCAGGCCTCGCTGGAAGCCGAAGCCAAGGGTAAGGCCGAGGCTCTGCgcatgaagaagaagctggaagCCGACATCAACGAGCTGGAAATCGCGCTGGACCATGCCAACAAG GCCAACGCTGAGGCCCAGAAGAACATCAAgcgctaccagcagcagctgaaggatGTCCAGAGCGCtctggaggaggagcagcgcGCCCGCGACGATGCCCGCGAACAGCTGGGTATCTCGGAGCGTCGTGCCAACGCCCTGCAGAACGAGCTGGAGGAGTCGCGCACCCTGCTGGAACAGGCCGACCGTGGCCGTCGCCAGGCCGAACAGGAGCTCAGCGATGCTCACGAGCAGCTGAACGAGGTGTCCGCCCAGAACGCGTCGATCGCCGCCGCCAAGAGGAAGCTCGAGTCTGAGCTGCAGACCCTGCACTCCGACCTGGATGAGCTGCTGAACGAGGCCAAGAACTCCGAGGAGAAGGCCAAGAAGGCCATGGTTGATGCCGCCCGCCTGGCCGATGAGCTGCGCGCCGAGCAGGACCATGCCCAGACCCAGGAGAAGCTGCGCAAGGCCCTGGAGCAGCAGATCAAGGAACTGCAGGTCCGCCTGGACGAGGCCGAATCGAACGCCCTCAAGGGAGGCAAGAAGGCCATCCAGAAGCTGGAACAGCGCGTCCGCGAGCTGGAGTCGGAGCTGGACAGCGAACAGAGACGACATGCCGATGCCCAGAAGAACCTGCGCAAGTCGGAGCGCCGCATCAAGGAGCTGACCTTCCAGTCGGAGGAGGACCGCAAGAACCACGAGCGCATGCAGGATCTGGTTGACAAGCTGCAGCAGAAGATCAAGACTTACAAGAGGCAGATCGAGGAGGCCGAGGAGATCGCCGCCCTCAACCTGGCCAAGTTCCGCAAGGCCCagcaggagctggaggaggcCGAGGAGCGCGCCGATATTGCCGAGCAAGCTGCCACCAAATTCCGTACCAAGGGAGGACGTGCCGGTTCCGTACAGCGTGGTGCTAGCCCAGCA CCCCAGAGACAGCCGTCTGCCATTCCTGCTCTTGCAGGACTGAACTTCCCCACATTCGACGATCACGGTTTCTAA